Genomic segment of Drosophila simulans strain w501 chromosome 2R, Prin_Dsim_3.1, whole genome shotgun sequence:
GCCAAAGATGATCAAGCGTCTGCACATGCTCCTGGCGATCAGCAAGAGCGCCACTTCAGATGTCAATACGCCGATGCACAATCTTTCGGCTGACAGCAGCACGTCGGGCATGCTCAGCTGGGTGGCCTGCGCCAGTAATGCATCAGCTCCTCAATCGCCGCAGCACAATGGCAGTGGGCTGGGAGCAAGTTCCTCGCAGCATGGCGACGCCTCTAATATGTCCATTCTGTTCGAGAACAGCAGAGATGCCTTTTCCGTATCTCGCTATTACAAAAGGATGTATATTCCTTTGCACCCGGCCACAGCGGATACTAGCCAAATGTTAATCATGCGCTTCCTGACCAGCCTGGGCGAATATCAAGAGTTCCTAGCCATGGCTTTCGAAAACAATGTGATGCAGCTAATTTTTGGCTACCTGGAAAACTTGGATCGCCGGGACACCTGCTTGGCCTACGAAGTTTTGAAGTATCTGGCTTCCCTTCTTTGCCACAAGAAGTTTGCTTTAGAGTTTATTTCACACGGTGGATTGGAGGTCAGTAAATGGTCTGGTAGGGACcgtaatttttgtttaacttcactattttttgcagcttttgttAAAAGTACCCCGCCCCAGTTTGGCGACAACTGGTGTGTCCATCGCCATCTACTACTTAGCATACTGTGAAGACGCCATGGAACGCATATGCAGTATGCAAAGACCACTTATTTCAGAACTCGTGCGCTACGCTCTCTGGATTCTGGGTCGTTGCCACGACTCCTCAAAGTGTCATGCCACCATGTTCTTTAGTCTGAGCTTCCAATTTAAGGTCATATTGGATGAGTTTGATGCTCAGGATGGTTTAAGAAAGCTGTACAATGTCGTAAGTAAATGGTTAAAAGTTCGATTAATGTCAGTTACCTTAACTCCTTCCTAATAGATTTCTGTACTAAAAATTCTTGATCCGAGCAACAACGACAGCGACAATGACTCTGATTTCAACGAAGACGTAGAATGTGCTTCCCGACAAATGGTGCGCCACGTCTGCGTAGCCCTCAAGCGTTACATGGAGGCGCACTTCTTCTACAAGTACAACAGCTTCCTTTGTCAAACAAATGCGGCATCCCCGGCACCGTCATCAGCCCACTATTTCAATCAGAATCCCACGGTTGCTGCCAAACTGACCTTTGACCAGTTGAACGACCAGATTCGCACGCTCCAGGAGCACACTTCTATTCGGGCTCATTGGCAACCGGTGGATCAGCTGATGAAGCTTGGTGGAATAACCATGCTACTTAGGATCATCGCCTTCAGTTACGATTGGGTCAACAGTGGACGCTCTGAGACGGTGCGCTCGGCTCTGGACGTGCTCAGCGTATGCTGTATCATCCCAAGAGTTTATGTTGTGCTCTGCGAGCGCCTGCTGATGCTAGACAAGACAACTACCTCCGGATTTTGCTCGGTTCTGGGCGCTGCTGCAGGAGAAATTAGCTCGGATGCAGAGGTTATCAAATCGGCGTTAGCGGTGCTGTGCCATTGTGTTTGCTCTCCGATCATCCGCAAGGACAGCGGCACCAGCCTAATTAAGTTTGGAACGTCCTCCAGGAAGAACAAGGCCAACCATAAGTATGCCGAGGAGCTGATTGAACGTGTTTGGGAGTCCGTATGCTCCAACAATGGCATTGTGGTCTTGCTATCGCTGATGCAGACTAAAGGACCCATTACGGATGCGGACTGCATACGAGGAATGGCCTGTAGGGCCTTGGCGGGACTTGCGCGCTCCGATCGGGTCAGGCAGATCGTCAGCAAGCTTCCACTCTTTGCCAGCGGGCAACTCCAGACGCTGATGCGGGATCCCATACTCCAGGAGAAGCGCGCGGAACATGTAATCTTCCAAAAGTACGCATTGGAGTTGCTAGAACGAGTGTCGGGTAAGACGAAACCGCTAAATAATCCTTTGGATCCATCGCTGTCCAACATGCACAAGGCCAATGTAATCGCCCAGACACGCATCCAGTACAACAAGCAGCAGCTGTATCAGCTTATCTTCGAGCACCTGGAGAGCAACGGTCTCTCCCAGACAGCCCAAATGCTGCAACGTGAGGTGGGTCTTCCGCTACAGACTCCCACTACGCGCAGTTTTCATCAATCACCTTTCGACTACAAAAGTCTTCCCAGTGGTAGTAGCTCGCTGTCCAGGAATCGTCTGCGAAGCCGCATGCAAGATGTGAACGCAGCGATAATGGGCAGTGGAGACTTAAACAGAAGTTTTGGTGAGGACTCCTCGCCGGCAGGAGCTGGTGGTAGCAATGCGGGAGATGGAGTCAGCATACCAAATTTTAGCTCCCTTAACACAACGCAGACGCCCATAAAAATAAGGAGGACGGACAGAAGTTCAGTCAGCCGCTCAATCCAGAAGCAGACAATGGAGCCTGGTGGCATGTCAGTTGGTCTTCCCGAAGATGGTCAACTGCATCCCAAGAGGATTACCCTAAATACCATCGTAACGGAATACCTCACCAACCAGCATTCGCTGTGCAACAATCCGGTCACGACCTGTCCGCAGTTTGATTTGTACGAGCCGCACAAATGTCCAGATCCGAAGCCCAGCCGGCTCCTGAGCTCGAATTACAACCTGACCAGCCGGCATGCTCGAACCCAAGCCGGATTTAATACCAGTCGCTTTGACCGTCGCTATGTGCACACGCACTTTTCACCATGGCGTAGCATTCGATCGGCGGACTACGAGGACCTAGAGTTCACCTGTTGCGATTTGGCGGGTAAATACATAATTGTGGGCACGCAGCAGGGCGACGGACGAGTGTTCAACATGAACGACGGCGTGGAGCAGTTCTTCTCCAACTGCCACAACTTTAGCGTGGATGCTATCAAGGCCAACAGGGCCGGAGACTTGGTCATCACATCTAGCTTTTGGCGAACACCCAACAGCATTCTGTGGTCTATTGCGGACGATGAGTTCAAGCTAAAGTTGCGTCTTCCCGATGTCACCTACTGTGAGTTTAGTCAAACGGCGCAGGATCGTTTGTTGGGCACCCAGAATGAGGTATAACTTGAGTTATTTTATGATCTATAGAGATTTAAACTAATAACTTAATCTTTTTCACACAGTGCGCCACGCTCTTTGATATAAACACTGGTTCCAAGGTGGCCTCGTTTACGCCAACCATACCTAATCTCTACACCAAAAATAGAGCAACTCTTTGCCGAACCGATGAGCTGATTTTGTCGGGTAATTtgtgaaatgcatttataagTATAGATTTAGCTTTAATGTAACTGAATCGAATTCCTAGATGGTGTTCTATGGGATGTGCGTTCCGGAAAGGAGATACACAAGTTCGACAAGTTTAATCAGTGTATATCAGGCGTCTTTCATCCCAACTGTCTGGAGGTAAAGTCCTGTGTCTGTGTTGATGTCTTTATACTATTTTAATATTcccaaaataatttatagatCATTGCCAATACCGAGGTGTGGGACTTGCGCACCTTTCATTTGCTGCAGACAGTGCCGGTGCTAGACCAGCGTAACTGCACCTTCTCCCCGATGCATGTAATCTACGGGGCTAGCTTGGGGGCGGATAGGGATCATGACATGGAGACGACCACATATGACACCAGCTTCAACGTTCTGGACGCCTACGACTACTCGAGCATTGCGACCATTGACGTTAAGCGCAACATAAACGATCTGAGCGTCAGCGCCAACGGAAGTCTGATCGCCGTGGTCGAAGACTACAGTGGCTACGAGTCCAAACAAGAGACCTACGTGAAGATCTACGCTGTGGGCGTTAAAAAGAGCGAGCGCTCGGAAGAGGTGCGTGCGGTTAAGGAGCTGGCCAGCGAGGTATCGGACGCAGTGGCGCCGGGGTCGGCAAACGCCAACGATGGTGGCGATGCTTCGCTGATTCGGGTTTTCGAGGAGGCACCAGAGCGCCCACAGCCGGCGGAGAACGCTGCACCCGCTGGCCCCAACAATTTTGAGGAGGAGCAGCTACGCCGGCTAAGTCCCGCCATGCAAGCAAGTCCAAATCTTTCTCGCCAACATGCACCCAACAGCTCAATTGTTGGGGTGCGACGGCGGGCACGTAGACTGGGTGGCAATGGCAGCGGCAGTGGCGGGAATGGGAATCTGAATCTTAATGGTGGTGGCGGAGTCGGAATCGGCGCTGCCATAGATCTGAGAACCCTCATGCGGCGCATGGATGATTTTGAACTAAATATTATGTCTATGCTTGCAGGAAGATGATGAGGAGGTGCCCGAATCTGACGAGGACGGCTCGGATACGGGCTCCGAGAACAGTAAGTTTGATTTTGATCTTCATCATTTAATCATCCGTTGCTAAATCTCCTCACTCCCTAGCTTTTGCTATAGGTCAAAATTTAATGGGTTTCAACCTGCTTCGTAACCTTCATGGCTCGGACAACGATGACGGAGATCTGGATGAAGACGACGATGATGGAGAGCCGCTGGACTCCGAGGACGATagtgacgacgacgacggctCCGACAATGGCGACGACGACTTTGATGTGCTGGAATACTTCGATAGAAGCAGCTCAGACGGTAACTCAAGATCTTTAGACTCTGTTCGTGTACGACTTGTATTTTCTCCTCCCCTAGATTGAGCCCACTCCTCATCCAAaccaacaacacacacaactgTTCCTCCACCGATCCACTGCTCCGCTCCACTGTTCACCCACTGTTTCGTCTCGTCTCGTTTGAACCTCTTAGTTGTCCGCAGTGCGCATGGAAGGATGAGCAAGCAACAGTCGTCGTAGCATAAGTAGATATTAAGCTGTTACCATAaagtttaaattgttatttttgaattttgtacAAATCAAATACGAATGCCGCAGGATTGCATTAAAGCCAGCTAAAGATTATTAAAGAAATCGCATGATGAGTACCGACTGTAAAAATCAAATCTATAAATTGTTCAACAATTTTCATTGTACAAGCCTGAATAAAATTTGTGTACTTTTgctataaaacaaaaataaacaattttgttaGAAAAAAGGCTTCTTTCTGTGCTATAGAAACCTAGAAAAAATTTCCACTTTTTGTATAATGCTAAGGAGCCTATTGTATTAGAAATCTATTAACTGGAAGACTTTATTCCTgaatgtaaaatattaaatatttcgttttagAAATTAATGCTATCATAtactgaatttatttatatacaatacaTAAGCCAGTCAGTGATGTTGATTCCTGGTGACTTTCTTCTGTCGCGAGAGCGAGGTTGCCGAGTCCAGCGAGCGGGCCTTCTCCTTGTTGCTCTTGATGGTCGGTGTCTTGGGCTCGGGCAATGGTGATGACTAGATGACAGCGACGCGGTCAGCGAAAATGGACTTTACTCAAAAGATTTCGATTTCCTAAAACTGTGGCCTGATCTATACGTTGCCGGGCTGCAtcttttgtttacttaattTGGATTGGTCGAAGCTTTTATATGACAAATGGGTTCACAGGCTGGACCCTTTGTTTAAAagtttgaaaattgtttatgtcTGCTGTCGACGGTAAGGCGTCGATCGTGTGATTTATGTCACCTAAGAAGTCTGAATGTTTATGTCGTATTGATTTGAATAACTCCCACAGTAGGCTCTAGACTTAAATATGTTGTTGATAAAAGGAACAATGGGTATGTCGGGATGTACAGGTAGTTGACTGGGTGGGGTATTATGCAATAGTATTTCCTTAAATAAAGTCAACGAAAACTGATTGATCCACCCTAATGCTTACAGAAATCATAACTAACCAGTGTTACACATACGGTCTATTCGGATTGAGTCAAATGGTGCCGATTATCTTATCGCCAAGTGTGGACTGCAAGTTGGAAAAACGAATACACTCATCACCCCGGTCGTTGCTCACTAACTGGGTTTTCGGTGACGCTATTACGGACACGGACTGGCTCTCACCGAAAATCGAAGCGAATCTCGGCCGAATCCTTCATCAGTAGATAAATATGGTGATATTAAGGTGTTCGCTGTGCGACAGCTTCGCGGTCAAGTTGAATGCGTTCGTATAGGCCGTTGCTCAGGTGttagaaaattgcaaatttagtTACTACTTGACCACCGAAGTGTGCCTATCGACGGCTGTGGCGCAATTCAATCCAAGAACTCTGTGCACCGGATCTGCGGAAATGTCTATGAAAGCCACCATCATCGGATGCCTGGCCGTGCTGGTGACACTGGTTGCGGCCCTCGATGAACACCCTCATTTCTGCATTAAGACAGATCCCATCCTTCTGTCGGAGATCGATCGACATGTGGTCATCCCCAGCGAGGAGGACCTACAGTGCCACATTAAGGCCACCACGTTGACCCAAAACGAGAAGGTAAAATCATGGGCATATGAAAATACCCATTTATGAGCTAGAGTTTTCTGGATTTTCTTGGGTGGTAAACCATAATACAAAAAGTAGAATTTTAGAAACGATCAATTTAATGTAAAGAAGTAGCacatatgcaattttttatggATTCAACTGCTTTTGGGACAAAAGTATTGCGGTTAGTGCAATTATTTGGCGACTAAAAGCAGATTTCACGATTccatatttgttaaaaatggCCTCAATTTGAAAAACTCCCTACCTTTAATGGCAAATGCTGCGTCGCCAAACTAGTTTGCCCCATCGACATCCTTAAGTGACAAATCCAATGCCAGCCGTAAATTATTCGAGTGGCTGATATTCCAAATTGAATTAGCTTGACGATAAAGTGACAAAGTGTCCATCGCAGCTGAAGAAGATAATGCCGGCGGAGATAAGCCGAAGACGGTGGTGATTTACGAACAAGGTGTTTGTTTTAGTCTAACTTTTATCTCTCCGTTTCCCAGGCAAGCCTCGTGGACACCCTGTGCGCAGATCACGGCTCCACCACAATCAAGCGGGATAACCATCACTATTTTAAGCTGCGCAACGGAGAACTGACTGGAAGGGGAGTCCAGGCGGAGGTGTGCGCCAACGGAGGTGATTCGGTCCTGGCCTGGATTCCCTACCACACCGTGCTCAAGAACTATGCGGCCGAACTGAATCCTAAGGAGCGGCTGACATACATTGCCAAGGCCACGAACGTGGAGCGGGAGAAGACTGAGCTCTGTCACTTCCGACACACGGATCTTGTCAATGCGGTGTCCGACAATCTGTTCACCTGCGTGGTCATGATCTTTGGCGATAACTTTGTAAGTTCCTCGGGAAGATGGTTCGGTTGATGTCCTACAAACATGATATCCTTATAGTATGGTCTTGAGGATAACATTAACGTACTGGTGGAACTGGAACCTTTGGCCTACCAGCTGAGGAACATTACTTACCTGCCGTGGCGCAATGTGACTAACAGCTACAAGATGCACCTGGGCGACAGTGTGCTCCGAAATCCCAGCGGCGAACGTAAGCCCATTTACGGGAGCCTGAACTACGACTTTGTGGAGAAGATCCTGGTGAACATGTCCAGTGTGTACCAGCATAGGAAACTATCCAGGCTGCCTCTGCTCTTCGAGCACCGGTCTTCTGTTCTCGAGTTGGACTCGTATGGAATGGGTGGCCTGGATGTTGCGGAAAAAGCCTATTTCGGACGAAGCATGGACCCCAGAAGCGAGGTGAAGGTGCAGGTGATTGGCCAGTGGGTGGACCAGCATCGGGAGTTCGGCGCCGACATTTACGAGTACTATGGCCATGGGCTGAGACGCTATAAGGAAACTCTGACCGGGGCACGGCTCACTTTCATCCGAATAGACAACACGGAACCGGTTTTCATGGCTCCGGAGTCTAGCAACCTGGCCAAGGCCTCGCTTTTCCGGGAGCCGAAGGTTGGCCAGATAAGGGAGGATTCAGCGGGCAACTATACCGAGTGGGAGAACGCACAGGAAGAAGATTACGATGAAGAAGGTCCAGGATTCTACTGCTGGTTTGTGGTTACTTGCCTGCTCTTGGCCATCGCTATTATCCTGGGCATATACATTGTAGTCAGCGCTCACAACAGGAGAAACAAGAAGCGCCAGATGTACGAAGTGGCCAACACGAATGTGCCTCCACCCGCCTAAAAATTATGAACATTAAGTTAAGTTTTCTAAATCAGAAAATAACACCAGGATCAACAGGTGTTTTTAGTTCGAAATGTCAGTTTAAAAAACGAGTTGGCAGCTCTATTGCTATGTCCTCGAATTAAAATTTGTGTTCGTTTTTTGGGTtagatttattaaaattttcggCTTCAAAATGTTAAAGTGAGTTAAATAACTGTTGTGTGTCTcattaaatatgtaaagaAATCCCTTGTTATGAACGGCAAAGAATGGCTCTAAAATCGATAAATTAAAGAGACTTGTGAGCTGAAGACCCCACATCGAATACCTAAGTTGTAAATTGAGAAAAGGTAAGTTTGAAAGGAATTTCATGCCATAAACTTATAAGGTTTTAAGTATTCAAAAGGAATCTAGAAATCTgaggaaataaacaaaatgatttcCGACCGGCATGCGTTAGGGATTTCTCTCTTTACACCACGTTGGCAGTGCCATTCGCAACACGCCTATCAtctcactcacactcgcacacagaGAAAGACAGATAGAGGCAGAAGTTCAGTTCATCAATTCATTCATCTCATGGAAGAACCTTATTGATAACGTCGCCAGAGATAGCTAGTGATTTCATTCGATCAGGGTCCCGAAAGACCCACTGGTGTGcacttgttttggttttgaagTTCGCATCTTTGGGAACGTGTGTGTTTCGCCCTGAACCACAAATATGTGAGTTCCGAATGGGATTTGTGTGACGCGGCCATATTTAAAGAGTTTTTTGTGTTGAATGTGGGGCGAGCTGcgaaaattacataaatacaGCGCAGGTGAGTTAATTTTTGTTGCGGGAACCCGGTCGAAAGGTGCACTAAGTGCGGTTGCAAGTGAATCGAAAACATTATTTACGCAATTTAAGTCGGGAATTGTgtatttgtttcgttttttgggCCTAAAAATCGCATTTTTCGCTCACACCAACACCAAGATGGTAAATTGTGTATAACAATATGGCTGTCTCTGTCTGGCACAAGAGCTACCAGACGTGTCGATAGTCCCTGTTATTAACAGCGAGTTAGCAGGTCATTTACAACAGATGAAATTATTCTGAATTTTAATTGACCATTTTTTGGCGGGCAAATCATAACAAACCTCGTACTCATGCACCTTTCGGGGATCCGCACATTCTaagtgaaattttaaattaaaaaaactggCCCATTGCAGCCTCCCCCTAGGAACACGAAGTGATGGATCGCAAGAAGGTCCTGGAGCTTGACAAGATCTGCCGCCTGTGCATCTCG
This window contains:
- the LOC6735591 gene encoding protein mahjong, which codes for MSEGSGSENAAAADAAAEAEAASEAALMAEAVAVAYQSDEEEQPEAEDTPEQAGDNQEEDAAEQQDGVELEGDEDADADDAMSVENAENESDSGGNAEETAAADRRQATKKELTQIIDKWEQQQTQNGYDPVPTLRSLAEIFEREKDVYRRKDPDPLDSRHPYRADPSCQYGLLLKLLFRKDTFMGKLLNDYLRENYFSRQNVSRSSLELNILACRLILEIMPGMETSAVFQTAEGDGTINRIYSWAEDSIEPLQSYATGLLAEAMEVSDIAINFRDLNIRLVPKMIKRLHMLLAISKSATSDVNTPMHNLSADSSTSGMLSWVACASNASAPQSPQHNGSGLGASSSQHGDASNMSILFENSRDAFSVSRYYKRMYIPLHPATADTSQMLIMRFLTSLGEYQEFLAMAFENNVMQLIFGYLENLDRRDTCLAYEVLKYLASLLCHKKFALEFISHGGLELLLKVPRPSLATTGVSIAIYYLAYCEDAMERICSMQRPLISELVRYALWILGRCHDSSKCHATMFFSLSFQFKVILDEFDAQDGLRKLYNVISVLKILDPSNNDSDNDSDFNEDVECASRQMVRHVCVALKRYMEAHFFYKYNSFLCQTNAASPAPSSAHYFNQNPTVAAKLTFDQLNDQIRTLQEHTSIRAHWQPVDQLMKLGGITMLLRIIAFSYDWVNSGRSETVRSALDVLSVCCIIPRVYVVLCERLLMLDKTTTSGFCSVLGAAAGEISSDAEVIKSALAVLCHCVCSPIIRKDSGTSLIKFGTSSRKNKANHKYAEELIERVWESVCSNNGIVVLLSLMQTKGPITDADCIRGMACRALAGLARSDRVRQIVSKLPLFASGQLQTLMRDPILQEKRAEHVIFQKYALELLERVSGKTKPLNNPLDPSLSNMHKANVIAQTRIQYNKQQLYQLIFEHLESNGLSQTAQMLQREVGLPLQTPTTRSFHQSPFDYKSLPSGSSSLSRNRLRSRMQDVNAAIMGSGDLNRSFGEDSSPAGAGGSNAGDGVSIPNFSSLNTTQTPIKIRRTDRSSVSRSIQKQTMEPGGMSVGLPEDGQLHPKRITLNTIVTEYLTNQHSLCNNPVTTCPQFDLYEPHKCPDPKPSRLLSSNYNLTSRHARTQAGFNTSRFDRRYVHTHFSPWRSIRSADYEDLEFTCCDLAGKYIIVGTQQGDGRVFNMNDGVEQFFSNCHNFSVDAIKANRAGDLVITSSFWRTPNSILWSIADDEFKLKLRLPDVTYCEFSQTAQDRLLGTQNECATLFDINTGSKVASFTPTIPNLYTKNRATLCRTDELILSDGVLWDVRSGKEIHKFDKFNQCISGVFHPNCLEIIANTEVWDLRTFHLLQTVPVLDQRNCTFSPMHVIYGASLGADRDHDMETTTYDTSFNVLDAYDYSSIATIDVKRNINDLSVSANGSLIAVVEDYSGYESKQETYVKIYAVGVKKSERSEEEDDEEVPESDEDGSDTGSENTFAIGQNLMGFNLLRNLHGSDNDDGDLDEDDDDGEPLDSEDDSDDDDGSDNGDDDFDVLEYFDRSSSDD
- the LOC6735592 gene encoding uncharacterized protein LOC6735592, which produces MSMKATIIGCLAVLVTLVAALDEHPHFCIKTDPILLSEIDRHVVIPSEEDLQCHIKATTLTQNEKASLVDTLCADHGSTTIKRDNHHYFKLRNGELTGRGVQAEVCANGGDSVLAWIPYHTVLKNYAAELNPKERLTYIAKATNVEREKTELCHFRHTDLVNAVSDNLFTCVVMIFGDNFYGLEDNINVLVELEPLAYQLRNITYLPWRNVTNSYKMHLGDSVLRNPSGERKPIYGSLNYDFVEKILVNMSSVYQHRKLSRLPLLFEHRSSVLELDSYGMGGLDVAEKAYFGRSMDPRSEVKVQVIGQWVDQHREFGADIYEYYGHGLRRYKETLTGARLTFIRIDNTEPVFMAPESSNLAKASLFREPKVGQIREDSAGNYTEWENAQEEDYDEEGPGFYCWFVVTCLLLAIAIILGIYIVVSAHNRRNKKRQMYEVANTNVPPPA